From a single Phragmites australis chromosome 7, lpPhrAust1.1, whole genome shotgun sequence genomic region:
- the LOC133923947 gene encoding actin-related protein 9 isoform X1 gives MDYLKTVVPSQLMAERGSNLVVINPGSANVRMGFASQDVPFNIPHCIARRINPQQDKEPGFSVRDQMLNCHATSSLNAERERAYDIIAALLKIPFLDEEMPSANQPFPPKMGRVDGFSSQQSRDDGKLTWTDVTERSIKSSTIIEGSLNKDAAEDTLPSTSGDGNEHDFEETKYKEMIFGEDALKIPPSESYCLNCPIRRGHFNVSNIYSLHQVLEDLRTIWNWILTEKLHINARDRGLYSAILVLGETFDNREIKEMLSIVLHDLGFSTAVVHQEALAAAFGNGLSTACVVNIGAQVTQVVCVEDGVALPHTALALPYGGDDISRCLLWVQRRHGTWPNFQTDPASKPVDMLMLNKIKESYSQIRSGSFDAVSLVHSYDNERSVGHQKTRLSALNVPSMGLLYPRVLVPEEYPPPPRSWFQDYDDMLEDTWQTSDSLYPSGNGGFGMWDSYPMFPTRLKKFDNIGLVEAIVSSVLSTGRIDLQRKLFCSIQLVGGTASTAGLAPVLEQRVLNKIPSNQSIEKVEVLQSRTYPLFVPWKGGVILGVLDTGRDAWIHREDWIKNGVHIGSARKYKDSYFLQAQVMCYYNT, from the exons ATG GACTATCTGAAGACGGTGGTGCCGTCGCAGCTCATGGCCGAGCGTGGCTCCAACCTCGTCGTTATCAACCCAG GATCTGCAAATGTGCGCATGGGGTTTGCTAGTCAGGATGTGCCATTCAATATACCACACTGCATTGCCCGACGCATCAATCCACAGCAGGACAAAGAACCAGGGTTCTCTGTGCGCGATCAG ATGCTCAACTGCCATGCTACTTCATCACTGAATGCAGAGCGGGAGAGGGCATATGATATT ATTGCAGCACTGCTGAAAATCCCATTTTTggatgaagaaatgccttcagcgaaccaaccctTTCCTCCAAAG ATGGGACGTGTTGACGGCTTTTCCTCACAGCAAAGCAGAGATGATGGTAAATTGACTTGGACAGATGTGACGGAGAGAAGTATTAAGTCATCCACGATAATTG AGGGGTCACTTAACAAGGATGCTGCGGAAGATACTCTGCCAAGCACATCAGGTGATGGTAATGAACATGACTTTGAAGAAACCAAGTATAAGGAAATGATATTCGGAGAGGATGCTTTGAAAATCCCTCCTTCTGAGTCATACTGTCTGAACTGCCCGATCAGGAGAGGCCATTTCAATGTTTCTAATATTTATTCATTGCATCAG GTTTTAGAAGATTTACGCACTATTTGGAACTGGATACTGACAGAAAAGTTGCATATCAACGCAAGAGACAGAGGTCTATATTCTGCAATTCTTGTTCTTGGGGAGACATTTGACAACCGAG AAATAAAAGAGATGCTGTCTATTGTCCTTCACGATTTGGGGTTTAGCACAGCAGTGGTACACCAG GAAGCTCTAGCTGCAGCATTCGGAAATGGTTTGTCTACAGCTTGTGTTGTCAACATTGGTGCTCAAGTTACACAAGTAGTTTGTGTTGAG GATGGAGTAGCTTTGCCCCACACAGCTTTGGCACTTCCATATGGTGGAGAT GACATCTCTAGATGCCTGCTTTGGGTTCAACGTCGACATGGCACATGGCCAAACTTTCAAACTGATCCAGCGAGCAAGCCTGTAGATATGCTAATGCTCAACAAAATAAAAGAGTCATACAGCCAAATAAGG AGTGGGAGTTTTGATGCTGTTTCCCTTGTTCATTCATACGACAATGAAAGATCTGTTGGGCATCAGAAGACAAGACTATCAGCTCTCAAT GTTCCTTCTATGGGGCTTCTTTATCCAAGGGTTCTTGTCCCAGAAGAGTACCCTCCACCTCCTCGATCATG GTTTCAAGACTATGATGACATGCTGGAAGATACTTGGCAAACAAGCGACAGTCTTTACCCTAGTGGGAATGGTGGGTTTGGCATGTGGGACAGTTATCCTATGTTTCCCACTAGATTAAAGAAATTTGATAACATTGGCCTCGTAGAGGCCATTGTTAGTAGTGTTCTTTCGACAG GACGTATTGACCTTCAAAGGAAGCTATTCTGTAGCATTCAGCTG GTTGGTGGCACAGCTTCAACTGCTGGCCTTGCACCAGTTTTGGAACAAAG GGTTCTTAATAAAATTCCATCAAACCAATCGATCGAGAAAGTTGAG GTATTGCAGTCTAGGACTTATCCGTTATTTGTTCCGTGGAAAGGTGGAGTG ATTTTGGGTGTCCTTGATACTGGTAGGGATGCTTGGATTCATCGGGAAGATTGGATTAAAAATGGTGTCCACATTGGGAGTGCCAGGAAATATAAGGATTCCTATTTTCTTCAGGCACAAGTAATGTGCTACTACAATACATAA
- the LOC133923947 gene encoding actin-related protein 9 isoform X2 yields MDYLKTVVPSQLMAERGSNLVVINPGSANVRMGFASQDVPFNIPHCIARRINPQQDKEPGFSVRDQMLNCHATSSLNAERERAYDIIAALLKIPFLDEEMPSANQPFPPKMGRVDGFSSQQSRDDGKLTWTDVTERSIKSSTIIEGSLNKDAAEDTLPSTSGDGNEHDFEETKYKEMIFGEDALKIPPSESYCLNCPIRRGHFNVSNIYSLHQVLEDLRTIWNWILTEKLHINARDRGLYSAILVLGETFDNREIKEMLSIVLHDLGFSTAVVHQEALAAAFGNGLSTACVVNIGAQVTQVVCVEDGVALPHTALALPYGGDDISRCLLWVQRRHGTWPNFQTDPASKPVDMLMLNKIKESYSQIRSGSFDAVSLVHSYDNERSVGHQKTRLSALNVPSMGLLYPRVLVPEEYPPPPRSWFQDYDDMLEDTWQTSDSLYPSGNGGFGMWDSYPMFPTRLKKFDNIGLVEAIVSSVLSTGRIDLQRKLFCSIQLV; encoded by the exons ATG GACTATCTGAAGACGGTGGTGCCGTCGCAGCTCATGGCCGAGCGTGGCTCCAACCTCGTCGTTATCAACCCAG GATCTGCAAATGTGCGCATGGGGTTTGCTAGTCAGGATGTGCCATTCAATATACCACACTGCATTGCCCGACGCATCAATCCACAGCAGGACAAAGAACCAGGGTTCTCTGTGCGCGATCAG ATGCTCAACTGCCATGCTACTTCATCACTGAATGCAGAGCGGGAGAGGGCATATGATATT ATTGCAGCACTGCTGAAAATCCCATTTTTggatgaagaaatgccttcagcgaaccaaccctTTCCTCCAAAG ATGGGACGTGTTGACGGCTTTTCCTCACAGCAAAGCAGAGATGATGGTAAATTGACTTGGACAGATGTGACGGAGAGAAGTATTAAGTCATCCACGATAATTG AGGGGTCACTTAACAAGGATGCTGCGGAAGATACTCTGCCAAGCACATCAGGTGATGGTAATGAACATGACTTTGAAGAAACCAAGTATAAGGAAATGATATTCGGAGAGGATGCTTTGAAAATCCCTCCTTCTGAGTCATACTGTCTGAACTGCCCGATCAGGAGAGGCCATTTCAATGTTTCTAATATTTATTCATTGCATCAG GTTTTAGAAGATTTACGCACTATTTGGAACTGGATACTGACAGAAAAGTTGCATATCAACGCAAGAGACAGAGGTCTATATTCTGCAATTCTTGTTCTTGGGGAGACATTTGACAACCGAG AAATAAAAGAGATGCTGTCTATTGTCCTTCACGATTTGGGGTTTAGCACAGCAGTGGTACACCAG GAAGCTCTAGCTGCAGCATTCGGAAATGGTTTGTCTACAGCTTGTGTTGTCAACATTGGTGCTCAAGTTACACAAGTAGTTTGTGTTGAG GATGGAGTAGCTTTGCCCCACACAGCTTTGGCACTTCCATATGGTGGAGAT GACATCTCTAGATGCCTGCTTTGGGTTCAACGTCGACATGGCACATGGCCAAACTTTCAAACTGATCCAGCGAGCAAGCCTGTAGATATGCTAATGCTCAACAAAATAAAAGAGTCATACAGCCAAATAAGG AGTGGGAGTTTTGATGCTGTTTCCCTTGTTCATTCATACGACAATGAAAGATCTGTTGGGCATCAGAAGACAAGACTATCAGCTCTCAAT GTTCCTTCTATGGGGCTTCTTTATCCAAGGGTTCTTGTCCCAGAAGAGTACCCTCCACCTCCTCGATCATG GTTTCAAGACTATGATGACATGCTGGAAGATACTTGGCAAACAAGCGACAGTCTTTACCCTAGTGGGAATGGTGGGTTTGGCATGTGGGACAGTTATCCTATGTTTCCCACTAGATTAAAGAAATTTGATAACATTGGCCTCGTAGAGGCCATTGTTAGTAGTGTTCTTTCGACAG GACGTATTGACCTTCAAAGGAAGCTATTCTGTAGCATTCAGCTGGTATAA
- the LOC133923947 gene encoding actin-related protein 9 isoform X3 — protein sequence MLLQMGRVDGFSSQQSRDDGKLTWTDVTERSIKSSTIIEGSLNKDAAEDTLPSTSGDGNEHDFEETKYKEMIFGEDALKIPPSESYCLNCPIRRGHFNVSNIYSLHQVLEDLRTIWNWILTEKLHINARDRGLYSAILVLGETFDNREIKEMLSIVLHDLGFSTAVVHQEALAAAFGNGLSTACVVNIGAQVTQVVCVEDGVALPHTALALPYGGDDISRCLLWVQRRHGTWPNFQTDPASKPVDMLMLNKIKESYSQIRSGSFDAVSLVHSYDNERSVGHQKTRLSALNVPSMGLLYPRVLVPEEYPPPPRSWFQDYDDMLEDTWQTSDSLYPSGNGGFGMWDSYPMFPTRLKKFDNIGLVEAIVSSVLSTGRIDLQRKLFCSIQLVGGTASTAGLAPVLEQRVLNKIPSNQSIEKVEVLQSRTYPLFVPWKGGVILGVLDTGRDAWIHREDWIKNGVHIGSARKYKDSYFLQAQVMCYYNT from the exons ATGTTGCTACAG ATGGGACGTGTTGACGGCTTTTCCTCACAGCAAAGCAGAGATGATGGTAAATTGACTTGGACAGATGTGACGGAGAGAAGTATTAAGTCATCCACGATAATTG AGGGGTCACTTAACAAGGATGCTGCGGAAGATACTCTGCCAAGCACATCAGGTGATGGTAATGAACATGACTTTGAAGAAACCAAGTATAAGGAAATGATATTCGGAGAGGATGCTTTGAAAATCCCTCCTTCTGAGTCATACTGTCTGAACTGCCCGATCAGGAGAGGCCATTTCAATGTTTCTAATATTTATTCATTGCATCAG GTTTTAGAAGATTTACGCACTATTTGGAACTGGATACTGACAGAAAAGTTGCATATCAACGCAAGAGACAGAGGTCTATATTCTGCAATTCTTGTTCTTGGGGAGACATTTGACAACCGAG AAATAAAAGAGATGCTGTCTATTGTCCTTCACGATTTGGGGTTTAGCACAGCAGTGGTACACCAG GAAGCTCTAGCTGCAGCATTCGGAAATGGTTTGTCTACAGCTTGTGTTGTCAACATTGGTGCTCAAGTTACACAAGTAGTTTGTGTTGAG GATGGAGTAGCTTTGCCCCACACAGCTTTGGCACTTCCATATGGTGGAGAT GACATCTCTAGATGCCTGCTTTGGGTTCAACGTCGACATGGCACATGGCCAAACTTTCAAACTGATCCAGCGAGCAAGCCTGTAGATATGCTAATGCTCAACAAAATAAAAGAGTCATACAGCCAAATAAGG AGTGGGAGTTTTGATGCTGTTTCCCTTGTTCATTCATACGACAATGAAAGATCTGTTGGGCATCAGAAGACAAGACTATCAGCTCTCAAT GTTCCTTCTATGGGGCTTCTTTATCCAAGGGTTCTTGTCCCAGAAGAGTACCCTCCACCTCCTCGATCATG GTTTCAAGACTATGATGACATGCTGGAAGATACTTGGCAAACAAGCGACAGTCTTTACCCTAGTGGGAATGGTGGGTTTGGCATGTGGGACAGTTATCCTATGTTTCCCACTAGATTAAAGAAATTTGATAACATTGGCCTCGTAGAGGCCATTGTTAGTAGTGTTCTTTCGACAG GACGTATTGACCTTCAAAGGAAGCTATTCTGTAGCATTCAGCTG GTTGGTGGCACAGCTTCAACTGCTGGCCTTGCACCAGTTTTGGAACAAAG GGTTCTTAATAAAATTCCATCAAACCAATCGATCGAGAAAGTTGAG GTATTGCAGTCTAGGACTTATCCGTTATTTGTTCCGTGGAAAGGTGGAGTG ATTTTGGGTGTCCTTGATACTGGTAGGGATGCTTGGATTCATCGGGAAGATTGGATTAAAAATGGTGTCCACATTGGGAGTGCCAGGAAATATAAGGATTCCTATTTTCTTCAGGCACAAGTAATGTGCTACTACAATACATAA